Part of the Microbacterium immunditiarum genome is shown below.
TGGACGAGCCGGCCGCGCAGCCCGAGAGCGAGTCGGTGCCCGTCGGCGCCCTTGCGGCGGCGCCGGTCGCGGCACCCGCAGCTCCTCCTGCTCCGACCGTGCTCCCGGTGCCCGGACCCGCGACGACCCCCGAGCCGCACGTGCAGTGGGCACCCGCGGATCCCGCGAAGCGCAAGCGTCACCTGGGATGGTGGATCGGCGTCCCGGCTGCCGTCGCGATCGCGGCGCTCGTCGCCTCTTCCCTCGTGCTCATCGCGCCCGGCACGTCGATCGGGGGCGTGTCCGTGGGCGGCCTGACGCCGGGCGCCGCCGCCGACGCGGTGAGCGCGCGCCTCGCTGAGACGACCCTCGTGATCAACGGACCCGACGGCGACGTCGAGGTCACCGGCGCCGAGCTCGCCGCGAGCGTGCGCTCGCGCGAGCTCGCGAACGACGCGTTCGCGACGCATCCGATGTGGAATCCGACCGAGTGGTTCTCGGCGCCCGAGAAGGCGGTGGTCCAGCTCGACCCCGACGTCGCGACGGCGGTGCTGCGGGACGCCGCCCCGTCGCTGTACACCGACCCGGTGGATGCGCAACTCGCCTTCGACGCCGCATCCGCGTCGTACGTCGTCACGCCGGCGATCCTCGGCACGGGCATCGACGTCGACTCGGTGCGCACCGCTCTGCAGGACGCCTTCGACGCGGGTCAGTCGCGCGTCGAGTTCGACCCCGTCGCGGCCCCGATCGATGCCGAGACGCAGACGTACGTCGCGGACGCGACCGCCTATCGTCTCAACACGATGCTCGACTCGATGGGCTTCTACACCGGCGGCGAGCGGGTCGTGCCCGTCGACCGTGCTCTCGCCGCGTCGTGGATCACGCTCGGCGACGGTCCGCGCGGCAGCTTCTCGGTCGAGGTCGACCAGCAGGCGATCGAAGCCTTCGTCGAGACGATCCCGGCCCTCGTCCATCGTGAGCCGGTCAACGCGACGGTCGTGACGAACTCGAGCGGCACCGTGCTGCGGACCCTGTCCGAGGGCGTCGAGGGCCGCACGCTCGAGAGCACCGACGGCATCGCGGCGGCCTTCGCGGAGCAGCTTCAGAACGTGAACGGCGTCTACGAGCTCCCCATGACGACGCTCCCGTTCACGACGACCGCGCTCGCACGCACGATCGAGGTGAACTTGAGCTCGCAGCGGGCGTACCTCTACGAGAACGGCAACCTCGTCAGCTCGCACGTCATCTCGTCCGGCCTCCCCGGCTCGGCGACGCCGGCCGGCCACTTCACTGTCAACGGGTACTCGCGCGTCCAGAGCATGGGCTGCTTCGAGGGCGCGCCGTACTGCGTGCGCGACGTGCCGTGGGTCACGTGGTTCGCGCCCGACATCGGCTTCCACGGTGCGAACTCGCTCCGCTCGTCGCTCGGGTTCCCGCAGAGCCACGGATGCGTGAACATGTGGGACGCCGAGGCCAGGTTCGTCTACGAATGGTCGGCGTACGGCACCGAGGTATGGGTGCACTACTGAGGCGGATGCCCCGGCCTCAGCCCCGACGCGACCAGTCGGCGTACTCCGCGGCCATGAGGTCGCCGGCCGGCTTGCCGTATACGCAATAGTCGCGGTTCGCCGCGGCGTCCTCGCGCGAGTACAGGCGGGCGGGCCAGTCCCAGAGCATGAAGCCGCGCACCCACGGCCGCTCGCGGCACGCGTCGAACATCGCGCGGTAGTAACGCAGCTGCTCTTCCCCTGACGGAGCGCCCTCGAGCGCCCAGTCGTTCGGCGCGTGCGCCGAGCCGGCGCGCGACGGGCAGCCGGCCTCCATGAAGAAGAACGGCTTGCCGGATGCCACGACCACCGCCTCGATGCGGTCGAGCTGCGTCGCCCACGCATCGATCGGGTAGTACCCGCTCGACGAGACGATGTCGACCGCGTCCCACCACGTGACGCGGTCCTCCTGGTACTTGTCGCAGTTGTACGTGATCGGGCCGGAGTACACCGACCGGACCTCGTCGATGAGACGCCGCCAGTGCGCCTCCTGCCCGTCGGCGCGCACCATCTCGCAGCCGATGCAGAGCATCTCGCAGCCCTCGCGCTCCGCGATCGTCGCCGCCTGCACGGTGAACCGCCGGTAGGCGTCGAACCACTGCGTCCACGTCGGCTCGCCCGGGACGTCCCAGTCGAAGAAGCCGATGTGCGCCCGCCAGGTGCCGTCGGCGACGTTGACGACCGGCTTGAGGCACACCTTCAGGCCGAGGGTGTGGGCGTGCCGGATCGCCCACACGATCTCGTCGTCGGTCACGGTGGGCGGCTCGTCGAAGGGGATCTCGGTGGAGAACGGAGTCTTCTGCACCGCCGCGTACGCAAGTGCCGTCCATGTCACCGCGTGCTCGGCCATGAGGTCCATCGATGCGGCCGCCTCAGGTGTCGCCCACGTGCCGCGCGTCCCGACCCAGCCCCACGTCATGCCGCACACGGGCTCGTCGAGGACCTCGAGGCGGCTCATCGAGTGACCAGCTGGTTGGCGGAGCGCGCCACGAGCGGATCCGCCACGGCATCCGCATCGAGGTCCTCCATGCCCGACACCCGGAACTCCGTCGACTCCCCCGGCAGGAGGGTCACGAGCCCGCGATCGATCGTCGCATCGGGCGAGAGCCGGTCGACCAGCAGCGTCAGGTCGCGCACCAGGCCACGACTGGTCACCCCCACGATGAACTCGCCCCCGTCCCGCGCGACCGAGAACTCGAGCTGGGCCGCCGTGAGTGCGCTGTCGCGCGGCTCGGCGAAGTACCACAGGCCGCGCTCGGCGCCGGCCGTCGCGACCAGCACCTCGGCTGCGGCATCCGTCGCGTGGGCCAGCGCTTCGGGGACCGGCAGTGTCACCACCGATCGCGGCGCCAGCGACACGGGAACCGTGTGCTCCGCGAGCACGGCTCCGTCGAACGGGCGCCGCGTCAGCACGAGGTCGTCGTGCCATTGGTCGTCGGTGTCGTTCACGAGCGTCACCGCGAGCGCGTCGCCGCGCGGCTGCACGGTCACCAGCCGCGGCGCGAAGGCCCGCGCGAGCGCGAAGAAGAGGGGCTTCTCCCGCCCGTCGCCGTCGATCGCCGCCCACGAGGTGACGGGCCAGCAGTCGTTGAGCTGCCACACGATCGCCCCCGACGTGCCGGGAGCGTGCGAGCGGAACCACTCGAGCCCGGCCGAGACGGCGTTCGCCTGGTTGAGCTGAGTCGCCCAGTGCCATGTCTCGATGTCGTCGGGCACGCGGTAATGCGGCACGAGCCCGGCGGCGAGCTTCATTCCCCCTTCCGCCGCCTTCTGGTGGACGATCATGCCCGGCGAGTCGGGCGTCAGCGGATCGTCGCCGACCGCGCGTGTGAGCGTCGTCCAGGTGGGCGGTCCCTGCCAGCCGAACTCCGCGACGAAGCGCGGCGTGTGCTCGCGGTACGTGATCCAGTCGCGGCGGTTCCACTGCTCCCACAGGTGCGTCGCGCCGTGGCGCTCGTCGTTGGGGTGGCGGTCGCCGGGACTGAAGGGGCTTCCCGGGATGTACGGCACGTGCGGGGCGAGCTCGGCGATGAGCGCCGGTAAGAGGTCGCGGTAGTAGTACGCGCCCCACGTGCGCCCGTCGAGGAGCGCCTGCCAGCCCCAGTCCTCGTAGCCCCACAGGCACTCGTTGTTGCCGCACAGCACCGCGAGCGACGCGTGATGCGCGAGCCGCACGATGTTGTCGCGCGCCTCGGCCTCGACCTCGGAGCGCAGCGGGTCCTCCTCGGCGTACGCGGCGCACGCGAAGGTGAAGTCCTGCCACGTGAGCAGCCCGAGCTCGTCGCACACGTCGAAGAAGTCGTCAGACTCGTACACGCCACCGCCCCACACGCGCACGAGGTTGACGTTCGCCGCCTTTGCCTGACCCAGCCGGCGGGCGTACCGGGCACGGTCGACCCGCGTGAAGAACGCGTCATCCGGGATCCAGTTGACCCCCTTGACGAACACCGGCCGGTCGTTGACGACGAGCTGGAAGGGCGTGCCGTCGGCGTCGGGCGCGGTCTCCCAGCGCAGGTCGCGGAACCCGACGCGCCGCGTCGCGGCATCCGTCTCCTCTCCGTCGGCGGAGAGTGACACGACCGCGTCGTACAGGGGCTGCGCCCCGTGCCCGGCAGGCCACCACCGTTCGACCGCGTCGACCTCGACGGTGACGGTCGCCTCGGTCTCGCCGGCGGGGATCGTGACGGATGCCTCACCCCCCGCCACCGCGAGCGACACCGTGAGCGCGGCAGCGGTCTCTCGCTCCACGCGCACGACCGCGTCGACGCGCCCGCCACCGCCCTCGTTCGGAACCGCGTGCACGCGCACGTCAGTGAGGCGTGCGACCGACCAGGACTCCACGCGGACCGGCCGCCAGATGCCGCTGGTCGCGGTCGAGATGCCCCAGTCCCACCCGAAGCTGCACGCCGCCTTGCGGATCGCGTCGTACGGAAGCGGGTACGGCCGGGGCCGCGCGCCGAGCGCGACGCCCTGTGCGTTCGCGTACCGCACGGGGCTGCGGAACGCGACCGTGAGCGTGTTCGCGCCCTCGCGCACGAGCTCGGTGACGTCGAAGCGAAACGTGCGGTGCTGGTTCGCGACCTCGCCGAGGGGCGACCCGTTGAGCGACACCGTCGCGACCGTGTCGATGCCCTCGAAGACGAGATGGTGGTGCGCGGCGGCGAGCTCTTCCCGGGACAGCTGCACGGTCGTCTCGTACGTCCAGTCGACGAGTCCGATCCATGCCAGGAGCGCCTCGTTGTCGTCGAGGAACGGGTCGGGGATGAGTCCCGCGGCGAGCAGGTCGGTGTGGACGACCCCCGGCACCGAGGCGGGGACGACGGCGGCGGCGATGTCGGCGGGCGCAGGCCCCGAGGCCGCGCGCACCGACCACCCCTCGTGCAGCTCGCGACGCGTGAGACGCGTCACTTGACCGCTCCGGCCACGAGGCCCCGGTAGATCCATCGCTGCAGCAGCAGGAAGACCACGAGCGTCGGGACGATCACGAGGATCGTGCCCGCCGCGATGATCTCCCAGTGCGCGCCGAACGGCCCCTTGAACCGGAACAGCGATGTCGAGATGAGCCCCTGCGACGGGAGGTACAGGAACGGGAGGTAGAACTCGTTGTAGATGGCGATCCCCTTGATGATGATGACGGTGGCGATGGCGGGCTTGAGCAGCGGCAGGATGACGCGCCAGTAGATGGTCCAGCGGTTGGCGCCGTCGATCATGGCGGCCTCGTCGAGGGACGTCGGGATGGACTGCATGAACTGGATGAAGATGTAGATCGAGATGATGTCGGTGCCCAGGAACAGCAGGATGAGCGCCGCCATCGAGTTGTAGAGCCCGAGTCCGTTGATGATCTGGAACGTCGCGACCTGGCTCGTCACGCCCGGGATGAGCGTGGCGACGAGGAACAGCCCGACGACGAGCTTGCGGCCTCGGAACGAGAACCGGTCGATCGCGTAAGCGGCCATGGTGCCGATGAGGATCGTGCCCGCGAGCGAGATCACGAGCACGATCGTCGTGTTGATGAATCCTTCGACCATCCCGCCCTGCTGGAACGCGGTCACGTAGTTCTCGAGGTTGAACCAGTTCCACGGCGGATCGAACGGACCGGATGCGCCGAACTCCTGCGAGGTCTTGAAGCTCGCGAAGAAGAGCACCGTGAGCGGCAGGAGGGTCAGCACCGCGCCCACGACGAGCGAGCCGTACTTGCCTGTCGTCGCGAGGCGCGGACCGACTCGCGGCGTGCGCGGCGGGCGGGCGGCGATCGTCATGCGAGATCCACCTTCTCGTCGGGGAAGAGCTTTCGCTGGATCCACGTGACCAGCAGCACGATGACCAGCAGCACGATCGCCATCGCCGATGCGAGGCCCACCTGCCGGAAGTTGAACGCCGTCTGCAGCGTCTGGATGACGAACGTCGACGTGCCGTTCGCGCCGCCCGTCATGATGAACGGGATCTCGAACACCGACAGGCTGCCGGCGATCGCAAGGATGAAGGAGAGCCCGACGATGCGACGGATGCCGGGGAACGTGAGCGCCCAGAACTGCTGCCACTTGTTCGCCCCGTCGATCTCGGCCGCCTCGTAGAGCTCCCCCGGGATCGACTGGATCGCGCCGAGGAAGAGCACGAAGTTGAGTCCCGTGTACCGCCAGACCGATGTCGCGGCGAGCGAGTAGTTCGCGACGGCGGGGTCGCCTAGCCACTTCGGCGTATCGGTGAGCCCGAACCACGACAGCACGGTGTCCAGCGTGCCGCCCGGCTGGAACAGGTACAGGAACACGAAGCCGATCGCGACGCCGTTGATGAGGTACGGGAAGAAGAGGATGCCCCGGAAGAGGTTCGAGAACCGCGTCGACGTGCTGAGGATCGCGGCGAAGTACATCGCGATCGCCATCTGCAGGAACGCACCGCCGAAGTAGTAGAGGCTCACGAAGAACACGCCGAAGATCTGCGGGTTGGTGAAGACCTGGATGTAATTGTCGAGCCCGATGAACTCCTTCTCGAGGTCGAGCCCGTCCCAGTCGGTGACGCTGTACCACAGCATGTTCGCGGCGGGCAGATAGGTGAGAAGCAGGAGCAGCCCGACCGCGAGGAGGATGAACAGATACGGGGTGATGCGGGCCCGGATGCCGCGACCGGCCGGCACGCCCGCCGCGGTCACCCGGGTGCGCCGGCGGCCTCGCCGCCGCGCGGTCGCGGCCACGACCGAGCCCGGGGCGCCGGTTCCCGCGGTCGAGATGGACATGCGTCTTCGCACCTCCTGAGTCGTGTCCGGCCGGGGGCGGCGCGCGCCCCCGGCCGGAGTGGTCGGATCAGCCCTGTTCGGCGCGGGCCGCGGCCCACCGCTCGTTGAGCTCGGCGAAGTACGACGCCTTGTCGCCGTCGGCGGCACCGCGTGCGATGTCGACGAGCTTCTGCCGGTAGATGTTGCCCCAGATGTCGATCTGCGAGGTGTCGGCGATGTTGTTGAACAGCGCCTCCTCCCCCGCCGGAGCCGGGTTGAGCTCGATGAGCTCGACACCTTCGTCGCTGAGTCCCGCGAGATTCGACGGGAGCGGGTCGGCGATCAGCGGCGAGACCATGCCCTGGGTCTCGGTGAAGCCGGACTCCTCGATGAGCCAGTCGATCCAGGCCTTCGCCGCGGGCTTGACCGACGAGTTCTTGTTGATCGCGAGGTTGTAGTCGCCGCCGACGATCGCGTACTGCGTGCCGTCCGCGGTCGCGGGGAAGGTCAGGTATCCGACCACCTCGGGGTCGATGCCGTTGTCCTCCGCGGCGAGCTGCATCTGCGAGATCGCCCACGATCCGAGCGCCATCGTCGCGATCTTGCCTGTCGCGAAGTCGACCTTCGACTGCTCCCAGTTCGTCGTGAGCGGGTCATCCTCGGTGAGGCCCGCGGCGACGGACTCGAAGATGAGCGAGTCGATCGCGTAGATGTCGGTGCCCTCGGTCCACGGCGCGTCGTCGTGCGCCATCTCGTTCACGAAGTCGGGGTCGCCCGTGATCGCGCCGAGGTTGCCGGACCACTGGCTGAGCGGCCAGCCGTCCTTGTAGTTCGTGTAGAGGGGGATCGCGTCGGTGTTGTCGGCGATCTGCTGGAGTGCGTCGAGCCACTCCTCCTGGGTCTTGGGGAGCTCGGTGATGCCCGCCTGCTCGAAGACGTCCTTGTTGTAGATCAGGCCGTTCGCGTTGCCGCCGAGTGCGATGCCGTACTGGACGCCCTCGTAGCTCTTCGGCGCGAGGAAGCGGTACTTATCGGCGAGCTCCTCGGTCTGCCCGAGCGGCTCGAAGAAGTCGGCGAACTGGTCGGGCAGCACGCTGTTGGGCAGCCCCAGCACGTCGCCGTAGTTCGTCGTGCTCAGGCGCGTGCGCATCTCGCCCTCGTAGTCGGTGATGCCCTCGAACGTCACCGTCGCGTCCGGGTAGACCGCGTTGAACTGCTCGGCGTACTCCTCGAACGTGCCGTCCTGGATGAGGTCGGTGCGCCAGGTGACGAAGGTCACCTCGCCGGACACCTCGCCGTCGATGCCCTGCGAGGGCTGGGCGGAGCCCGCGCCGGAGCACGAGCTCAGAGCGAGCGCGGCGAGCGCGCCCAGTGCGATGACGCCGGTCACCGCGGTACGTGATGCCATGTGATTACTCCCTTGTAACTGGTGGCCGCAACGGCCGACGTCGTCGTCCGCTTCGATGTGGTCGCGCTGTCAGATTAGGGGTGCCGAGGTCATCTTGTAAAGCGCTTTATCTCTCTTTCCGCGAAGAAGGCCGGAGAGCCCCCGCGCCGCTCAGACCGGGCCGGTCGAGCCGCGGATGACCAGCCGCGGAGTGGAGTCGAGGAAGGCCCCGGGCGGTGCGCCGTCGATCACGTCGAAGAGGCGCCGGGCCGCGTGCGCGCCGAACGCGACGACGTCGTGGGTCAGCGCCGTGAGGGTCGGGAACGTGTGGTCGCACAGAACGGAGTCGTCCCACGCGATGATCGACATGTCGGCGGGAACCCGCTTCCCCAGCTCCATCGCGACCGTCAGACCTGCCACCGCCATGACGTCGTTGTCATAGACGAACGCGGTGGGCGGGGCATCCGACTGCAGCGCATGGCGGGTCGCGGAGGCGCCGGCCTCGGGTGTGTAGTCGGTCCGCAGCAGCACCGCCTCCGCCCCCTCGGAAGCCATCTCCTCGACGAACGCCTCATCGCGGATGTGCGTGTGGGCGAACGGCGCGAGACCCGACACGCGGGCGATACGCCGGTGCCCGAGGCCCACGAGGTACTGCACGGCCTGCCGCATCGACGTCGCGTCGTCGGTCCACACGCTCGTGAGGCCTTTCGCGACGGCGGGGTCTCCGACCACGACGGCGGGCAGCGCGCCCGGCTCGGACGCGAGCTCGATGCGCGGGTCGTCGACGGCGAGGTCGACGAGCAGCACGCCGTCGACGCGCCGCGAGCGGCGCCACTTCTTGAGCGTCGCTATCTCGATCTCCTGAGACGGCACCACCTGCAGCAGCAGGCCGTACGACCGTCTCGACAGCTCGGACTCGAGTCCCGCGAGGAACCGCATGTAGAACGACTCGACGCCGAGATTGTGCGGATCGCGCGCGAGCACGAGGCCGAACGTGTCTGTCCGCGCCCCCGCGAGCGACCTCGCCGCGCTCGCGGGCGCCCACCCGAGCTCGTCGGCGACCTGGAGCACGCGCTCGCGCGTGGCATCCGATACGCCCTTGCGCCCGTTCAGCGCGAACGAGACCGCGCCGATCGACACACCCGCGCGCTCGGCGATGTCGGAGATCGTGACGCGCCCCCCGGGTTCCTTTCCCACGGGAAACACCTTCGCACGTCCGGAGCCCGCGAGGGCGGAAAGACGGGTGAAGCGGATGCCCCAGCCGAGGCATCCGCTTCACTCAGCGGCAGACCGGTCGTCAGTTCCCGATGCCGTCGACGATCGCGTTGAGCGTCGCGGACGGGCGCATGACCTTCTCGACGAGGTCGGGGTCGGGACGGTAATAGCCTCCGATGTCGGCCGGCGAGCCCTGCACGGCGAGCAGCTCGTCGACGATCTGCTGCTCGCTCTCGGCGAGCGCCTCGGCCACCGGCGCGAAAACGGCTGCCAGCTCGGCGTCGACCTGCTGGTTCGAGAGCTCGGTCGCCCAGTAGAGCGCGAGGTAGAAGTGGCTGCCGCGGTTGTCGATCGTGCCGAGAGCGCGGCCGGGGGACCTGTCGTTCTCGAGGAACGTGCCCGTCGCGGCGTCGAGCGTATCGGCGAGCACCTGCGCACGCACGTTGCCGGTGAAGTCCGCGTAGTGCTCGAGCGAGGCCGCGAGGGCGAAGAACTCGCCGAGCGAGTCCCACCGCAGGTAGTTCTCGGCGAGGAGCTGCTGCACGTGCTTCGGCGCCGATCCGCCCGCGCCGGTCTCGAAGAGGCCGCCGCCCGCGAGCAGCGGGACGATCGAGAGCATCTTGGCGCTCGTGCCGACCTCGAGGATCGGGAACAGATCGGTCAGGTAGTCGCGCAGCACGTTGCCGGTGACCGAGATCGTGTCCTCGCCCTTGCGCAGCCGGTCGAGCGAGTACTGCGTCGCCGCGGCCGGCGCGAGGATCTCGATCGTGAGGCCGTCGGTGTCGTGCTCGGCGAGATACTCGCGCACCTTCGCGATGAGCGCGCGGTCGTGCGAGCGCTGCTCGTCGAGCCAGAACACCGCAGGCGTGCCCGTCGCGCGTGCGCGTGTCACCGCGAGCTTGACCCAGTCGCGGATCGCGATGTCCTTCGTCTGGGTTCCGCGCCAGATGTCGCCGCGGTCGACGACGTGCTCGAGCAGCACGTCTCCGGCCGAGTCGACGACCTGCACGCGTCCCCGAGCGGCGATCTCGAACGTCTTGTCGTGGCTGCCGTACTCCTCGGCGGCCTGCGCCATGAGGCCGACGTTGGGGACGGTGCCCATCGACGCGGGGTCGAGCGGGCCGTGCGCGATGACGTCGTCGATCACGGTCTGGTAGACGCCGGCGTATGAGGAGTCGGGGATGACGGCGACCGTGTCGTCCTCACCACCGTCTGCGCCCCACAGCTTGCCGCCGTTGCGGACGAGCGCGGGCATCGAGGCGTCGACGATGACGTCGGAGGGCACGTGGAGGTTCGTGATGCCCTTGTCGGAGTTGACGTACGACAGGCGCGGGCCGTTCTTCATCGCGTCGTCGATCGCAGCCTTGATGGCGTCACCGCCCTCGAGCTCGCCGAGACCCGTGAGGATCGCGCCCAGGCCGTCGTTCGGCGTGAGGCCCGCCTCGGCGATCTTGTCGCCGTGGCGATCGAACACGTCGGCGAAGTACGCCTTGACGACGTGGCCGAAGATGATCGGGTCGCTGACCTTCATCATCGTGGCCTTGAGGTGCACCGAGTAGAGCACGTCGTCGGCCTTGGCTGTCTCGAGCGTGTCGGCGAGGAACGCGTCGAGCGCCCGGGCCGAGAGGAACGTGCCGTCGACGATCTCGCCGGGGAGCACCTTGATGCCCCCCTTGAGCGGGGTGACCGTGCCGTCCTCGGCGACGTGCTGGATCGTGAGCACGTCGTCGGACGGGACGACCGTCGTCTGCTCGTTCGAGCGGAAGTCGTCCTGGCCCATCGTGACGACGCGCGTCTTCGAGCCCTCGGCGAACGGCTTGTTGCGGTGCGGGTGCTTGCGCGCGTAGTTCTTGACCGACAGCGGAGCGCGCCGGTCGCTGTTGCCCTCGCGCAGCACCGGGTTCACGGCCGAGCCCTTGATGCGGTCGTAGCGCGCCCGGATGTCCTTCTCTTCGAGCGTCTCGGCCTCGTCGGGATAGTCGGGGACGTCGTAGCCCTTCGACTGCAGCTCCGCGATCGCGGCCTTCAGCTGCGGGATGGACGCCGAGATGTTGGGGAGCTTGATGATGTTCGCCTCGGGCAGCGTCGCGAGCCCGCCCAGCTCGGCGAGAGCGTCGCCCACCTGCTGCTCGGCGGTCAGTCGCTGCGGGAACGCGGCCAGCACCCGACCCGCCAGCGAGATGTCGCGCGTCTCGATGTCGACCCCCGCCTGACGGGTCACCGCCTGCACGATCGGCAGGAGCGAAGCGGTCGCGAGAGCCGGGGCCTCGTCCGTGTAGGTGTAGATGATGGTGGAGTCGGTCACCGGTTCCGTCTTTCGTCTCGGGGCGTCGTGCCAGCCTATCGCAATCGCGAAAGTATCTTGATATCGAGATACTTCGGCCCGCATGAATTCCCTGTGAAGGTCGGGGTCGAACATGGCCGGATGCGCCGGGCCTCCATTAGCCTGGGGCAATGGCTGAGCTCCGACTGGAAGAACTGTCCGCCTCGACGATCGTCGCGGTCAACAACATGTCGCTCAAGCCCGGCCAGGAGGAGTTCCTCTCGCCGGTGAGCTACGGCATCGCCGCCACGGTCGTGAAC
Proteins encoded:
- a CDS encoding NADP-dependent isocitrate dehydrogenase, translated to MTDSTIIYTYTDEAPALATASLLPIVQAVTRQAGVDIETRDISLAGRVLAAFPQRLTAEQQVGDALAELGGLATLPEANIIKLPNISASIPQLKAAIAELQSKGYDVPDYPDEAETLEEKDIRARYDRIKGSAVNPVLREGNSDRRAPLSVKNYARKHPHRNKPFAEGSKTRVVTMGQDDFRSNEQTTVVPSDDVLTIQHVAEDGTVTPLKGGIKVLPGEIVDGTFLSARALDAFLADTLETAKADDVLYSVHLKATMMKVSDPIIFGHVVKAYFADVFDRHGDKIAEAGLTPNDGLGAILTGLGELEGGDAIKAAIDDAMKNGPRLSYVNSDKGITNLHVPSDVIVDASMPALVRNGGKLWGADGGEDDTVAVIPDSSYAGVYQTVIDDVIAHGPLDPASMGTVPNVGLMAQAAEEYGSHDKTFEIAARGRVQVVDSAGDVLLEHVVDRGDIWRGTQTKDIAIRDWVKLAVTRARATGTPAVFWLDEQRSHDRALIAKVREYLAEHDTDGLTIEILAPAAATQYSLDRLRKGEDTISVTGNVLRDYLTDLFPILEVGTSAKMLSIVPLLAGGGLFETGAGGSAPKHVQQLLAENYLRWDSLGEFFALAASLEHYADFTGNVRAQVLADTLDAATGTFLENDRSPGRALGTIDNRGSHFYLALYWATELSNQQVDAELAAVFAPVAEALAESEQQIVDELLAVQGSPADIGGYYRPDPDLVEKVMRPSATLNAIVDGIGN